The DNA sequence AAAAGAAAATCCGTCTACTAACCCTTCTTTAAATATGAGATTTACCTCTTCACGAATAGCTTCTGCCATTTCTATTTGTGTTGTGTTTGCAGCACGCCCAACCTCTATGAATATAAAGTCTTTTGAACCGTTTTTCCAGACGGAAGATGCACTTTCTTTTTCCTGTAAACTTACAGTTGCAACACTACTTAACTGTATACTTCCACCAGTGTGTAAAGGTATTTTGATCTCCTTTACATCATTAATTGAATGTAGTGAACTATTCCAGCGAACAGTTGGGGTATCGACCTCACCTATGAGTTGCCCCATCGTTACTTCACTGTTTGCTTTTTGTACCTCTCCTAATACATCCGGTATACTCAGATCATTTTTTTGTAATTCTTCTCGATTAAATAAAATGAGCATTTCTTTTTCTTCTAACCCTACTATTGATACATCTCTTACTTCACGAAGAGATTCTAACCTTGGCTTCACTATATTTTTTGCAAAGTAAGACATTTCCTCCATGTTCCCGTCTGATATGTCCATAAAAAACTCATAGTCTTGGTTCGTACCATAAAGTCCTGTATAAACTTCATTTACCTGTGACATCGAATTAGTAGTACTATTTACTATCGAATCTAATTCCTGTAGAACGTCTTCCCCGCTCCCCGCTTCTAGCATTAATTGGATAGAGCTTCTACCTATTCCAGAAGATGACACTATTCTTTCTACTCCTTGTATTGTTTGGAGTCTACTTTCTAAAGGACTCGTTATGTTTCTTTCTACTTCAATGGCAGCTAATTCACCAGCATCGACCTCTACATAAGCTACATCAAAGTCAATTGATGGAAACAATTCCTTATCTAGTTTTGTCATCGCATATGTTCCTAAAATTAAAATCAAACAAACAAGTAAAACGACTAAAATTTTTCTTTGTACAATAAACTTTAATAATCCCATAAAATTCTCTCCTCTTTTCTATAACAATGAAATATCACTGGAATAAATTTCTATTATCATTGTATATAGCAAAGAAGTGAAAAACATTTGTCTGCGGAAGTAAATGATGTAAGTCTATAGTCGTATTTTTATTTAAGCCTATGAATAAGTGTTGACTTAAAAAAGTGGACAGTTATGATGACTTTTCCAACCGTAATTTCCTTACATAAATATAAAAAGCGCTTTAAGGAATTTAAACTCCTTAAAACGCTACTGTGTATTCAGCCTTTATAATAAAAATATAGTAATGTAAATATTATTGCTGGAACAAAAGTGACAACATATATTCCCGATAGGATATACATTCTTTGCTTTGTGCTTTTCGTATAATTTTTATCATTTGGATTCATTCCAATATAGATTGTAGCAATAAGTGCAGCAATACAAATGAGTGCACTAATAATAATTAGTGGTAGGTAATTCATACATATCCCCCAAACATATATAAAAACTAACGCTATTATACTTTATCATAGAAGCTTTTACTAGTAAAAGGCTATAAATTCTAACTTTATTTAAGGGACGTGAGGGAACTCTAAGGCAAAATCATAGGGAACTGAAAAAGGTTGGTCTTTAACCTTGTCAGTTCCCTCCATAAAAACATTTTCATCATTTAGCGAGTTAATTATTGTTGATATGGAATTCCTAGTAGGTCAGGTACTGTTACAAATTCAACTCCTTGTTCTTGTAACGATGGAATGATCTGTCTTAAAGCCTCTATTGTATTTGTTCTGTCTCCTTCCCATTCAGCACCATCGTGCATCAAAATAATGGCCCCAGGATGCGTATTACTGAGTACGGTATACGCAATCTCATCTGCTGGATCCTCTTGCCAATCTAGCGAATCGACCGACCAAGCTACAACTGAGTAATTCATTTCTCCAATTTTTTGAACAAACTCATCATCAAGAAAACCATATGGTGCACGAAACAAACTCGTTCTATAGCCTATTATTTCAGCCAATACATTTTCTGTCTCGGTTATTTCTCTCTCAAGTGTATCAATATTTTCATCGACTAAGTTTGGATGCCAATATGTATGGTTT is a window from the Evansella cellulosilytica DSM 2522 genome containing:
- a CDS encoding polysaccharide deacetylase family protein translates to MGYGILRVTLIAMMFFSLLPFIYAHAEFEKVAEPVWWWNKDRQNEDIPNPEGGPETERIRQPVSNILLQQRYPNIVVLQGDSGDNRVALTFDDGPDPRYTEQVLDVLSEFNVPATFFVMGARAEAYPEIVQRTAEEGHIIGNHTYWHPNLVDENIDTLEREITETENVLAEIIGYRTSLFRAPYGFLDDEFVQKIGEMNYSVVAWSVDSLDWQEDPADEIAYTVLSNTHPGAIILMHDGAEWEGDRTNTIEALRQIIPSLQEQGVEFVTVPDLLGIPYQQ